One Salvelinus sp. IW2-2015 linkage group LG4q.2, ASM291031v2, whole genome shotgun sequence DNA window includes the following coding sequences:
- the mia2 gene encoding cTAGE family member 5 isoform X7, producing MTGLSRVDMAASQIYIWTFTIFIFPILTWGLLSDFKICGDSECESLLSRVRATRDHRGKDCRFLNFKKGDVIFVYHKLSGKRDDLWAGSIDRRFGYFPKDAVKVDEIYANTEKEVATQKQDFFCIDEYGSLIDNDSSEWDNEENLVSEFQEIAANDAQDSKTSKDAFLSQSFAQSSDETGNKDANQAVMEYFSDDTKPAPSEQETDKTNCINDDCFTRNENEDLTNLKGEHFSGEGDIQTPTLTDKYKPEPAVMEYLFSSARQVTGDAVAHILTVKALLKWLTVQVLSSLPDDIRPGPDLYGLPWEAVIVTALLGLGTLLLFSCRFYQCIKSRLYSSKERRMGLKVAELLDEKCKVLETLSEVQQNYEELETALRNSGVLAHVAERENLEVMSQRLKQSNTQLGNDIEKLKEDLNIQRARRLQQEETIADMQETLKTLEEETRDLKSQTEQAQTTLKIFDMNSERNQNNLEAAKEEKVLLQEKNGQLVQEAEGWGERMSELEEEMRMCESSYTGMLQDATNKDERIKSLTDCLLKMKDWDSVLEDGANREERSGTQGTENGEGQDNHQRQRIQKLIHAAKMNADLKSVDEDKDRVFAKLADEVKAKEDLQEGIKNLENEKASLQTDSEKYTSQVQKLQQKLQIMTEMYQENELKLHRMLTVEERERLQKDEKLTKADKSITLAVEELNSYRQRAQXLEDELEKTNQAYKTQITSQEKKAHNNWLAARGADRDLAEVKRENAHLRQKLTDTQFKLEVVEKDPYTLDNMDRPLFRGERSPYGPSPXHRPASENRAFLSPPTLMDGPPRLSPNFPPMGPGGRVSRGLLDPPGGVDSDRSGGPLSDSGSISPTWERDRRGPPIHPPGYMYLDPGLPYRRPLPGALPMGPLPPRGPGPAESHSFGHQPDSSFMGNSMGPGENERDSHLSAPGDLRDMRMGPPLLVPPGMGPLPPMEHRDPYFARKGPYGPPDFFSPRGPAPMGMRGPPPPGMFGRVPPPPPQHSFLPGPPPRPSPPGSEVSSDQSPSPHDVI from the exons ATGACTGGACTTTCCAGGGTCGATATGGCTGCTTCACAGATATACATTTGGACATTTACTATTTTCATTTTTCCAATTCTAACTTGGGGATTGCTGTCTGACTTCAAAATTTGTGGCGACTCTGAATGTGAAA GCTTGCTGAGTCGGGTCAGGGCCACAAGAGATCACAGAGGAAAGGATTGTAGATTCCTGAACTTCAAAAAAGGGGATGTGATATTTGTTTACCACAAACTCTCTGGCAAAAGAGATGATCTATGGGCAGGAAGT ATTGACAGACGATTTGGTTATTTCCCAAAAGACGCTGTGAAAGTTGATGAAATTTATGCAAACACAGAGAAAGAAGTGGCCACACAG AAACAAGACTTCTTCTGCATAGATGAGTATGGCTCATTAATTGATAATGACTCCAGTGAGTGGGACAATGAAGAAAATCTAGTTTCAGAATTTCAGGAAATCGCAGCCAATGATGCTCAGGATTCTAAAACCTCCAAAGATGCCTTTCTATCCCAAAGTTTTGCACAGAGCAGTGATGAAACAGGAAACAAAGATGCCAATCAGGCTGTAATGGAATACTTCTCTGATGATACCAAACCTGCACCTAGCGAACAAG aaacagacaagacaaactgCATCAACGATGATTGTTTCACTCGCAATGAAAATGAAGACCTAACCAACCTGAAAGGAGAACATTTCTCTGGGGAGGGAGACATCCAAACCCCAACACTAACAGACAAAT ATAAACCTGAGCCTGCAGTGATGGAATATCTTTTTTCTTCTGCACGTCAAGTCACTGGTGATGCTGTTGCTCATATACTGACAGTTAAGGCTCTTCTAAAATGGCTCACTGTACAG GTCCTGTCATCCCTTCCTGATGACATAAGGCCAGGTCCTGACCTGTATGGACTGCCATGGGAAGCTGTCATCGTCACTGCCTTACTAGGGTTGGGCACTCTCCTATTGTTCAGCTGCAGGTTCTACCAATGT ATAAAGAGCAGACTGTATTCAAGCAAAGAGAGGCGGATGGGKCTGAAGGTGGCTGAACTATTAGATGAAAAGTGCAAAGTCCTTGAGACTTTGAGTGAGGTTCAACAAAAT TATGAAGAACTGGAAACTGCCCTGCGGAATAGTGGCGTTTTGGCTCATgtcgcagagagagagaatctggag GTGATGTCCCAGAGGCTGAAACAGTCAAATACACAGCTTGGAAATGATATAGAAAAGTTAAAGGAGGACCTGAATATCCAAAGAGCGAGGAGGTTGCAGCAGGAGGAGACA ATTGCAGATATGCAGGAAACCTTGAAAACCTTAGAAGAAGAAACCAGAGACCTCAAGTCCCAGACAGAACAG GCACAGACAACCCTGAAAATATTTGACATGAACAGTGAAAGGAATCAGAATAATCTGGAGGCAGCAAAAGAAGAGAAGGTGTTGCTCCAGGAGAAAAATGGCCAG CTGGTCCAGGAGGCAGAGGGCTGGGGGGAGCGGATGAgtgagctggaggaggagatgaggatgtGTGAGAGCTCCTACACTGGAATGCTGCAGGATGCTACCAACAAAGATGAGCGCATCAAG TCCTTGACAGACTGCCTGTTGAAGATGAAGGACTGGGACTCAGTGCTGGAGGACGGcgccaacagagaggagaggagtgggacacAAGGGACAGAGAATGGAGAAGGACAAG ATAACCATCAACGACAAAGAATACAGAAACTCATTCATGCAGCTAAG aTGAATGCAGACTTGAAGTCGGTGGATGAAGACAAGGACAGGGTGTTTGCTAAGCTAGCAGATGAAGTCAAGGCCAAGGAGGATCTCCAAG AGGGGATTAAGAACCTGGAGAATGAGAAGGCCTCtctgcagacagacagtgagaagtACACGAGCCAGGTGCAGAAACTCCAGCAGAAACTGCAGATCATGACAGAGATGTACCAGGAGAATGAGCTCAAACTAcacag GATGTTGActgtggaggagagggagcgTCTGCAGAAGGACGAGAAGCTGACCAAGGCTGACAAGAGCATCACCCTGGCCGTGGAGGAGCTCAACAGCTACAG GCAAAGGGCACAAGAKCTGGAGGATGAGCTGGAGAAGACTAACCAGGCCTACAAAACCCAG ATAACTTCTCAGGAAAAGAAGGCACACAATAACTGG CTAGCAGCACGAGGTGCTGACCGTGACCTGGCTGAAGTTAAAAGAGAGAATGCACACCTCAGGCAGAA ATTGACTGATACTCAGTTCAAGCTGGAGGTTGTGGAGAAAGACCCCTATACTCTGGACAACATGGACAGACCTCTGTTCAGAG GTGAAAGGTCACCGTATGGCCCCTCCCCCRTACATCGCCCAGCCTCTGAGAACAGAGCCTTCCTGTCTCCGCCTACCCTGATGGATGGCCCGCCCCGCCTCTCTCCAAACTTCCCCCCCATGGGACCAGGAGGCAGAG TATCCCGAGGCCTGTTAGATCCCCCTGGTGGGGTGGACTCTGATCGTAGTGGTGGTCCTCTCTCTGACAGCGGCTCGATATCTCCCACCTGGGAGAGGGATCGCAGGGGCCCACCTATACACCCTCCAG GGTATATGTATCTAGACCCAGGCCTTCCCTACAGGAGACCTCTGCCCGGAGCCCTTCCTATGGGCCCCCTACCACCCAGGGGCCCCGGTCCTGCTGAGTCCCACAGCTTTGGCCACCAACCTG ACTCATCATTTATGGGAAACAGTATGGGTCCTGGTGAAAATGAAAGAGAC TCCCATCTGTCAGCACCTGGAGATCTGAGAGACATGAGGATGGGACCTCCTCTCTTAGTACCCCCTGGTATGGGTCCTCTCCCACCCATGGAGCACAGGGACCCTTACTTTGCACGCAAAGGCCCTTACGGACCTCCAGACTTTTTCTCCCCACGAGGTCCAGCCCCCATGGGCA
- the mia2 gene encoding cTAGE family member 5 isoform X2, translating to MTGLSRVDMAASQIYIWTFTIFIFPILTWGLLSDFKICGDSECESLLSRVRATRDHRGKDCRFLNFKKGDVIFVYHKLSGKRDDLWAGSIDRRFGYFPKDAVKVDEIYANTEKEVATQKQDFFCIDEYGSLIDNDSSEWDNEENLVSEFQEIAANDAQDSKTSKDAFLSQSFAQSSDETGNKDANQAVMEYFSDDTKPAPSEQGGSQWIGSTVTGWLSLGGERPDDNPKEDNPEQESFRSRKLALDIDANQLKEETKNTENSGWFGDGLTSAFGFGHKAPEEEKPIEKEVEEQPPPSKSWLNIGIRDVLHFGQSNQDKVEERIEAAGRDESTGTIDPQDVGTSQSHHDATVEQIKETENQRDDNTGKKAERTETHPSKPVKDYNQEDRHSQEEDGELRKEKDAGWYGSIYNNIVGLYGEQSDVEEEEDILIAEDEEDKDINLQSETETESQSVFSSMFDTLVSPFQADTTNNYKNAQSDEVTDIKPAEADGDTEISLTSQMAIPYDSTEASVGRKDDNDGNDSNEALHPPPLEIDKVQSANKILETSKYMSLSHDPQLQDTTGIVNLEDDAEKSRAEINENDEHNSAGRLDLDDVTTNEPVSSQGDVEPKQLVSDPKPDNEEDLKISTVLPEALLHDSDENALNHHQESXAADLAENNLDDFETDHSVGQDALEGSGIPNLFDSIPIQTKAGTLAEELPDVSEDTSVMHAEVEDIDIDTTGIEVVSSNQKGDDSILVPQRPAEEDSGDRVGMLYGQTSMPGTEDASVLEEVTQTPDPHLHDAQDPRIAELILNLSLVEPVIVDPVIENVSGEEGHHLITSSGDGKSKDKNKNTLEVPNKNAHVGDIDSVLLKDWLSSNYEESNSNVMEVVDQEEFSSSDHFKEWHVEADPVDNIGLINITLDPVLDSTILNADTTSNNLLSDKGNDDGERYIVDKASEIEEADSTNEVTEIEGLEPGKIVEVERDHGDQATLPTHVFENTQSSSGPDAKIEMYPDSSELVPPETEIGNEQRQTEILEEADTENMSVEDFIHVHRESHESQKDSDEKNVPNDRSGMTSDQTTAIEDNNLPLDNRNHISSVSSQEVHSKGTKGLYNEITLENERAQELGLQDRETNDGRNSFDQSHAVSQLSPTDEAYDVITQSERTIDHDTLCSGENFLSDSWSNYQEATDVKSTISDEDRQQDFENVDVIEKDDFEKISYRDIESIRNVEREGETSTSHSEPPEKQDMPSDQYSVGPPQEEITDTSVNKGTRSFFENAMDFVIPSTDSKDLEDPEPKGQEEEEQEPPPVLPYLDLHEPEPQSQSTSVEDSLKATAFLKEYKNIQKQISADEITTLLDMFGKHKLLWLDYSLGSSETLTDGQDGNNDRAIISDFERLLQYHIDETKTPSGGVLEDEDQSRKFVSLRKLEILLSNIKNRFTQVKAPVSIKDNQETDKTNCINDDCFTRNENEDLTNLKGEHFSGEGDIQTPTLTDKYKPEPAVMEYLFSSARQVTGDAVAHILTVKALLKWLTVQVLSSLPDDIRPGPDLYGLPWEAVIVTALLGLGTLLLFSCRFYQCIKSRLYSSKERRMGLKVAELLDEKCKVLETLSEVQQNYEELETALRNSGVLAHVAERENLEVMSQRLKQSNTQLGNDIEKLKEDLNIQRARRLQQEETIADMQETLKTLEEETRDLKSQTEQAQTTLKIFDMNSERNQNNLEAAKEEKVLLQEKNGQLVQEAEGWGERMSELEEEMRMCESSYTGMLQDATNKDERIKSLTDCLLKMKDWDSVLEDGANREERSGTQGTENGEGQDNHQRQRIQKLIHAAKMNADLKSVDEDKDRVFAKLADEVKAKEDLQEGIKNLENEKASLQTDSEKYTSQVQKLQQKLQIMTEMYQENELKLHRMLTVEERERLQKDEKLTKADKSITLAVEELNSYRQRAQXLEDELEKTNQAYKTQITSQEKKAHNNWLAARGADRDLAEVKRENAHLRQKLTDTQFKLEVVEKDPYTLDNMDRPLFRGERSPYGPSPXHRPASENRAFLSPPTLMDGPPRLSPNFPPMGPGGRVSRGLLDPPGGVDSDRSGGPLSDSGSISPTWERDRRGPPIHPPGYMYLDPGLPYRRPLPGALPMGPLPPRGPGPAESHSFGHQPDSSFMGNSMGPGENERDSHLSAPGDLRDMRMGPPLLVPPGMGPLPPMEHRDPYFARKGPYGPPDFFSPRGPAPMGMRGPPPPGMFGRVPPPPPQHSFLPGPPPRPSPPGSEVSSDQSPSPHDVI from the exons ATGACTGGACTTTCCAGGGTCGATATGGCTGCTTCACAGATATACATTTGGACATTTACTATTTTCATTTTTCCAATTCTAACTTGGGGATTGCTGTCTGACTTCAAAATTTGTGGCGACTCTGAATGTGAAA GCTTGCTGAGTCGGGTCAGGGCCACAAGAGATCACAGAGGAAAGGATTGTAGATTCCTGAACTTCAAAAAAGGGGATGTGATATTTGTTTACCACAAACTCTCTGGCAAAAGAGATGATCTATGGGCAGGAAGT ATTGACAGACGATTTGGTTATTTCCCAAAAGACGCTGTGAAAGTTGATGAAATTTATGCAAACACAGAGAAAGAAGTGGCCACACAG AAACAAGACTTCTTCTGCATAGATGAGTATGGCTCATTAATTGATAATGACTCCAGTGAGTGGGACAATGAAGAAAATCTAGTTTCAGAATTTCAGGAAATCGCAGCCAATGATGCTCAGGATTCTAAAACCTCCAAAGATGCCTTTCTATCCCAAAGTTTTGCACAGAGCAGTGATGAAACAGGAAACAAAGATGCCAATCAGGCTGTAATGGAATACTTCTCTGATGATACCAAACCTGCACCTAGCGAACAAGGTGGGTCTCAGTGGATTGGCTCTACAGTAACTGGATGGCTTAGTTTAGGTGGTGAAAGACCTGATGATAATCCCAAAGAAGACAACCCAGAACAAGAGTCTTTCAGGAGCAGGAAACTTGCTTTGGACATTGATGCGAACCAATTGAAGGAAGAGACGAAAAATACTGAAAACTCTGGCTGGTTTGGAGATGGACTGACTAGCGCCTTTGGTTTTGGTCATAAAGCTCCAGAGGAGGAGAAGCCCATTGAAAAAGAAGTGGAAGAGCAACCCCCACCCTCTAAATCCTGGCTGAATATTGGCATTAGAGATGTCTTACATTTTGGTCAATCTAATCAGGATAAAGTTGAAGAGAGAATAGAAGCAGCAGGCAGAGATGAATCGACAGGCACAATAGACCCACAGGACGTTGGCACAAGTCAGTCTCATCATGATGCCACAGTGGAGCAAATAAAAGaaacagagaaccagagagatgATAACACTGGTAAGaaggcagagagaacagagacacaccCCTCAAAACCTGTTAAGGATTATAACCAAGAGGACCGTCATAGTCAGGAAGAAGATGGTGAGTTAAGAAAAGAGaaagatgcagggtggtatggtaGCATATATAACAATATTGTAGGCCTTTATGGAGAACAGAGTgatgttgaggaggaggaggatatacTTATAGCTGAGGATGAAGAGGATAAAGATATCAACCTTCagtcagaaacagaaacagagtcacAGTCTGTGTTCTCATCCATGTTTGACACTCTGGTATCACCGTTTCAGGCCGATACAACTAACAATTATAAAAATGCCCAAAGTGATGAGGTAACAGATATAAAACCGGCAGAAGCAGATGGAGATACAGAGATCTCCCTTACTTCTCAGATGGCTATCCCATATGATTCTACTGAGGCTTCTGTAGGTAGGAAGGATGATAATGATGGTAATGACAGCAATGAGGCTCTACATCCCCCTCCATTAGAAATAGATAAGGTTCAGAGTGCCAATAAAATACTTGAAACTAGCAAGTATATGTCTTTGTCCCACGACCCTCAATTACAAGACACAACCGGAATAGTGAATCTTGAAGATGATGCTGAAAAATCTAGAGCTGAGATCAATGAAAATGATGAGCACAATTCTGCAGGTAGATTAGACCTAGATGATGTCACTACTAATGAACCTGTCAGTTCCCAAGGAGATGTAGAGCCAAAGCAATTAGTGTCGGACCCCAAACCAGACAATGAAGAGGACTTGAAAATATCAACTGTGCTCCCCGAAGCGCTTTTGCATGATAGTGATGAGAATGCCCTTAATCACCATCAAGAGAGTKCWGCTGCTGACCTTGCTGAAAATAACCTGGATGACTTTGAGACTGATCATTCAGTTGGTCAGGACGCTTTAGAAGGATCAGGGATTCCAAATCTCTTTGATTCGATTCCTATTCAGACAAAAGCAGGAACACTGGCAGAGGAGCTACCTGATGTATCAGAGGATACGTCTGTAATGCATGCTGAGGTGGAGGACATTGACATTGACACTACAGGTATTGAAGTGGTATCCTCCAATCAGAAAGGAGACGACAGTATTCTAGTGCCTCAGAGACCAGCAGAAGAGGACAGTGGGGACAGAGTAGGGATGCTATATGGTCAGACAAGCATGCCAGGTACAGAGGATGCTTCAGTGCTGGAGGAGGTCACACAGACACCTGACCCCCATCTGCATGATGCTCAGGACCCTCGCATAGCTGAACTTATCCTGAACCTATCTTTAGTTGAACCTGTCATAGTTGATCCAGTCATTGAAAATGTATCAGGAGAGGAAGGACATCATTTGATTACCTCAAGTGGGGATGGGAAAAGTAAGGACAAGAATAAGAATACATTAGAGGTACCAAATAAGAATGCTCATGTTGGAGACATAGATTCAGTTTTGCTGAAAGACTGGTTATCTTCTAACTATGAGGAAAGTAATTCCAATGTAATGGAAGTTGTTGATCAAGAGGAATTTTCCTCCTCTGATCATTTCAAGGAGTGGCACGTTGAGGCCGATCCTGTAGATAACATAGGGTTGATAAACATTACCCTTGACCCAGTGTTAGACTCAACTATACTAAATGCTGACACTACAAGTAACAATCTTCTATCTGATAAAGGTAATGATGATGGGGAACGTTATATTGTGGACAAAGCATCTGAGATAGAGGAAGCAGATTCAACTAATGAAGTTACTGAGATAGAGGGGCTAGAACCAGGGAAAATAGTTGAAGTTGAGAGAGACCATGGGGATCAAGCAACTCTCCCTACACATGTCTTTGAAAATACACAGAGCAGTTCCGGACCTGATGCTAAAATTGAAATGTATCCTGACAGCTCAGAGCTAGTTCCCCCTGAGACAGAAATAGGAAATGAACAACGACAGACAGAAATCCTTGAGGAGGCAGACACAGAAAACATGTCAGTAGAAGATTTCATTCATGTCCACAGGGAGTCCCATGAATCTCAAAAAGACAGTGATGAGAAAAACGTCCCGAATGATAGATCTGGGATGACGAGTGACCAGACGACAGCAATTGAGGACAATAATCTGCCGCTAGATAACAGGAATCACATCTCATCAGTCAGTAGCCAAGAAGTACATTCAAAAGGGACCAAAGGATTGTATAATGAGATCACTCTAGAAAACGAGAGAGCACAGGAATTAGGCCTACAGGATAGGGAAACCAATGATGGACGAAATAGCTTTGATCAGTCACATGCAGTTAGTCAGCTTTCCCCCACTGATGAAGCTTATGATGTCATTACTCAGTCAGAGAGAACAATAGACCATGATACATTGTGTTCAGGTGAGAatttcctctcagacagttggTCTAATTATCAAGAAGCAACAGATGTAAAGAGCACAATTAGTGATGAAGATAGGCAGCAGGATTTTGAAAACGTGGACGTGATTGAGAAGGATGATTTTGAGAAAATCAGTTATCGGGATATTGAATCTATTCGCAATGTTGAAAGAGAGGGTGAGACTTCCACTTCTCACAGTGAACCCCCTGAAAAGCAAGACATGCCATCTGACCAGTATTCAGTAGGGCCCCCTCAAGAGGAAATCACGGACACATCAGTCAACAAGGGTACTAGGAGTTTCTTTGAAAATGCTATGGACTTTGTGATCCCAAGCACTGACTCCAAAGACTTAGAAGACCCAGAACCAAAGGGGCAAGAAGAGGAGGAACAAGAACCTCCACCTGTTCTTCCTTACCTGGACCTCCATGAACCAGAACCACAGTCTCAGTCAACCTCAGTAGAAGACTCGCTGAAAGCTACAGCATTTTTGAAAGAATACAAGAATATCCAAAAGCAAATCAGCGCAGATGAAATAACTACTTTGTTGGACATGTTTGGGAAGCACAAACTCCTGTGGCTTGACTACAGCCTAGGAAGCTCAGAGACATTGACTGATGGCCAAGATGGTAATAATGACCGAGCTATTATATCAGACTTTGAAAGGCTCCTGCAGTATCACATTGATGAGACAAAAACTCCATCTGGTGGAGTACTGGAGGATGAAGACCAATCCAGAAAATTTGTGTCATTACGAAAACTAGAAATACTCTTGTCAAACATAAAAAACAGATTCACCCAAGTGAAAGCACCTGTCAGTATAAAAGACAATCAAG aaacagacaagacaaactgCATCAACGATGATTGTTTCACTCGCAATGAAAATGAAGACCTAACCAACCTGAAAGGAGAACATTTCTCTGGGGAGGGAGACATCCAAACCCCAACACTAACAGACAAAT ATAAACCTGAGCCTGCAGTGATGGAATATCTTTTTTCTTCTGCACGTCAAGTCACTGGTGATGCTGTTGCTCATATACTGACAGTTAAGGCTCTTCTAAAATGGCTCACTGTACAG GTCCTGTCATCCCTTCCTGATGACATAAGGCCAGGTCCTGACCTGTATGGACTGCCATGGGAAGCTGTCATCGTCACTGCCTTACTAGGGTTGGGCACTCTCCTATTGTTCAGCTGCAGGTTCTACCAATGT ATAAAGAGCAGACTGTATTCAAGCAAAGAGAGGCGGATGGGKCTGAAGGTGGCTGAACTATTAGATGAAAAGTGCAAAGTCCTTGAGACTTTGAGTGAGGTTCAACAAAAT TATGAAGAACTGGAAACTGCCCTGCGGAATAGTGGCGTTTTGGCTCATgtcgcagagagagagaatctggag GTGATGTCCCAGAGGCTGAAACAGTCAAATACACAGCTTGGAAATGATATAGAAAAGTTAAAGGAGGACCTGAATATCCAAAGAGCGAGGAGGTTGCAGCAGGAGGAGACA ATTGCAGATATGCAGGAAACCTTGAAAACCTTAGAAGAAGAAACCAGAGACCTCAAGTCCCAGACAGAACAG GCACAGACAACCCTGAAAATATTTGACATGAACAGTGAAAGGAATCAGAATAATCTGGAGGCAGCAAAAGAAGAGAAGGTGTTGCTCCAGGAGAAAAATGGCCAG CTGGTCCAGGAGGCAGAGGGCTGGGGGGAGCGGATGAgtgagctggaggaggagatgaggatgtGTGAGAGCTCCTACACTGGAATGCTGCAGGATGCTACCAACAAAGATGAGCGCATCAAG TCCTTGACAGACTGCCTGTTGAAGATGAAGGACTGGGACTCAGTGCTGGAGGACGGcgccaacagagaggagaggagtgggacacAAGGGACAGAGAATGGAGAAGGACAAG ATAACCATCAACGACAAAGAATACAGAAACTCATTCATGCAGCTAAG aTGAATGCAGACTTGAAGTCGGTGGATGAAGACAAGGACAGGGTGTTTGCTAAGCTAGCAGATGAAGTCAAGGCCAAGGAGGATCTCCAAG AGGGGATTAAGAACCTGGAGAATGAGAAGGCCTCtctgcagacagacagtgagaagtACACGAGCCAGGTGCAGAAACTCCAGCAGAAACTGCAGATCATGACAGAGATGTACCAGGAGAATGAGCTCAAACTAcacag GATGTTGActgtggaggagagggagcgTCTGCAGAAGGACGAGAAGCTGACCAAGGCTGACAAGAGCATCACCCTGGCCGTGGAGGAGCTCAACAGCTACAG GCAAAGGGCACAAGAKCTGGAGGATGAGCTGGAGAAGACTAACCAGGCCTACAAAACCCAG ATAACTTCTCAGGAAAAGAAGGCACACAATAACTGG CTAGCAGCACGAGGTGCTGACCGTGACCTGGCTGAAGTTAAAAGAGAGAATGCACACCTCAGGCAGAA ATTGACTGATACTCAGTTCAAGCTGGAGGTTGTGGAGAAAGACCCCTATACTCTGGACAACATGGACAGACCTCTGTTCAGAG GTGAAAGGTCACCGTATGGCCCCTCCCCCRTACATCGCCCAGCCTCTGAGAACAGAGCCTTCCTGTCTCCGCCTACCCTGATGGATGGCCCGCCCCGCCTCTCTCCAAACTTCCCCCCCATGGGACCAGGAGGCAGAG TATCCCGAGGCCTGTTAGATCCCCCTGGTGGGGTGGACTCTGATCGTAGTGGTGGTCCTCTCTCTGACAGCGGCTCGATATCTCCCACCTGGGAGAGGGATCGCAGGGGCCCACCTATACACCCTCCAG GGTATATGTATCTAGACCCAGGCCTTCCCTACAGGAGACCTCTGCCCGGAGCCCTTCCTATGGGCCCCCTACCACCCAGGGGCCCCGGTCCTGCTGAGTCCCACAGCTTTGGCCACCAACCTG ACTCATCATTTATGGGAAACAGTATGGGTCCTGGTGAAAATGAAAGAGAC TCCCATCTGTCAGCACCTGGAGATCTGAGAGACATGAGGATGGGACCTCCTCTCTTAGTACCCCCTGGTATGGGTCCTCTCCCACCCATGGAGCACAGGGACCCTTACTTTGCACGCAAAGGCCCTTACGGACCTCCAGACTTTTTCTCCCCACGAGGTCCAGCCCCCATGGGCA